The Brenneria rubrifaciens genome has a window encoding:
- a CDS encoding TIGR00645 family protein encodes MERFIENMMYTSRWLLAPIYMGLSLGLLALLIKFFQEVYHVLPNIFALAESDLILTLLSLIDMTLVGGLLVMVMLSGYENFVSALDISSDREKLNWLGKMDSGSLKNKVAASIVAISSIHLLRVFMDARNIPDNKLMWYVIIHLTFVLSAFVMGYLDSVSRHEKVKP; translated from the coding sequence ATGGAACGTTTTATTGAAAATATGATGTATACGTCGCGCTGGTTGCTGGCGCCCATTTATATGGGGTTGTCGCTGGGGCTGCTTGCGCTGCTGATCAAGTTTTTCCAGGAGGTGTACCACGTCCTGCCCAATATTTTTGCCCTTGCCGAATCCGATTTGATTTTGACATTGTTGTCGCTGATCGATATGACGCTGGTGGGCGGCCTGCTCGTCATGGTGATGCTTTCTGGCTATGAGAATTTTGTTTCGGCATTGGATATCTCCAGCGACAGGGAAAAACTGAACTGGCTTGGCAAGATGGACTCGGGATCGCTGAAGAACAAAGTTGCCGCATCGATTGTCGCCATCTCTTCTATCCATCTGCTGCGTGTTTTTATGGATGCGCGTAATATCCCGGATAACAAGCTGATGTGGTATGTGATAATCCACCTGACATTTGTGCTGTCTGCTTTTGTTATGGGTTATCTGGATAGCGTGTCACGCCATGAGAAGGTTAAACCGTAA
- a CDS encoding ABC transporter ATP-binding protein, producing the protein MAVLVDVERVSHGYRAENGGKWLPVLHDVSFSVREGECLGIIGESGSGKSTLGRILLGLEAPKSGQVRLAGRPLYTPLRFWQSRRKKQTRVSAVFQDYTSSANPCMSVVQIVSEPLLAQGAIRRDTLRRQVAALLEQVGLTEDLCERFPHQLSGGQMQRVCIARAIASQPQFIVLDEAVSALDMSVQVQVLDLLARLRERLGLTYLFISHDLAAVAYLCQRVIFLQAGSVIERVDEMAELGRVKQPYAQQLLQSVMTF; encoded by the coding sequence ATGGCTGTGTTGGTTGACGTCGAACGGGTGAGCCACGGCTACCGTGCGGAGAACGGCGGGAAGTGGTTGCCGGTGCTGCATGATGTTTCGTTTAGCGTGCGCGAGGGCGAGTGTCTGGGCATTATCGGCGAGAGCGGCAGCGGGAAAAGTACGCTGGGGCGCATTCTGTTGGGGCTGGAGGCGCCGAAAAGCGGGCAGGTTCGGCTGGCTGGGCGGCCACTCTATACGCCGCTGCGTTTCTGGCAGAGCAGGCGAAAAAAGCAGACGCGCGTCAGTGCGGTTTTTCAGGATTACACCTCGTCAGCCAACCCCTGTATGAGCGTAGTGCAGATTGTGTCTGAACCGCTGCTGGCGCAGGGGGCAATCCGTCGCGACACGCTGCGCCGGCAGGTGGCGGCGTTGCTGGAGCAGGTCGGACTGACGGAGGATCTGTGCGAACGTTTTCCCCATCAGTTGAGCGGCGGCCAAATGCAGCGCGTCTGTATTGCCAGAGCCATCGCCAGCCAGCCTCAGTTCATCGTGTTGGATGAAGCGGTCAGCGCGCTGGATATGTCTGTTCAGGTACAAGTGCTGGATTTACTGGCGCGGCTGCGTGAACGTCTGGGGTTGACCTACCTGTTTATCAGCCACGATTTGGCCGCCGTCGCCTATCTGTGCCAGCGGGTGATCTTCTTGCAGGCAGGCAGCGTGATTGAACGGGTGGACGAGATGGCTGAACTGGGGCGGGTTAAGCAACCTTACGCCCAGCAGTTGTTACAGTCGGTGATGACGTTTTGA
- the opp1C gene encoding nickel/cobalt ABC transporter permease, producing MSFSHKLLRDKVALLCLLLIASVVAIGIFAPWLAPNDPNKINIARKFADFSARFPLGSDHLGRCVLSRLMFGVQTTLFLALLTMTITIAIGCLFGFLSGYFRGRLDEIMMRCCDVMLSFPSQIMILAIVGILGVGIMNVILANILVKWAWYTRMIRGIVIKHSQKNYILFSRASGTPLWFILRRHLLPNTLSEIVVLATLDTGWVILNISALSFLGLGVQAPTAEWGTMLSEAQKVMMSHPTQMLAPGLAILLVVAAFNLLGDCLRDALDPRESHQ from the coding sequence ATGAGTTTTTCACACAAGCTGCTGCGCGATAAGGTCGCACTGCTCTGTCTGCTGTTGATTGCCAGCGTTGTGGCTATCGGTATCTTCGCCCCGTGGCTGGCGCCTAACGATCCAAACAAAATCAATATTGCCCGTAAATTTGCCGATTTCAGCGCGCGTTTCCCGCTGGGGTCGGATCATCTGGGGCGCTGTGTGTTATCGCGCCTGATGTTCGGCGTTCAGACCACGCTGTTTCTGGCGTTGCTTACGATGACGATCACTATCGCGATTGGCTGCCTGTTTGGTTTTCTCTCCGGCTATTTTCGCGGCCGGCTGGATGAAATCATGATGCGCTGTTGTGACGTCATGTTGTCCTTCCCCAGCCAGATTATGATTCTGGCGATTGTCGGTATCCTCGGCGTGGGCATCATGAATGTGATACTGGCGAATATCCTGGTGAAGTGGGCGTGGTATACCCGCATGATCCGCGGCATTGTGATCAAACACAGTCAAAAAAACTACATTCTGTTTTCACGGGCCAGCGGTACGCCGCTGTGGTTTATTCTGCGGCGTCATTTGCTGCCGAATACGCTGTCCGAGATTGTGGTGCTGGCCACGCTGGATACCGGCTGGGTCATTCTGAATATTTCTGCGTTGTCGTTCCTCGGTCTTGGCGTTCAGGCGCCGACAGCCGAGTGGGGGACGATGTTAAGCGAGGCGCAGAAAGTCATGATGAGCCACCCGACGCAAATGCTGGCCCCCGGACTGGCTATTTTGCTGGTGGTGGCCGCCTTCAATTTACTGGGTGACTGTCTGCGCGATGCGCTGGACCCACGGGAGTCTCACCAATGA
- a CDS encoding ABC transporter ATP-binding protein: MSELLRVENLQVALKAGERTLLSDIAFSLPRHACLGVVGESGSGKSLTCRALVGLLGGQFTCAGQAWLNGTDLLAQRPEAMRRLRGKTIGMILQHPMSAFDPLQPVGSQMMETFAAHLPLNRREARELALAMMQRVRLRDAAALFDKYPGQISGGMLQRIMIAIALALEPQLLIADEPTTALDSVTQHDIMREFSAIRERLGTTMIFISHDFGVVNRIADQVLVMHQGRAVEQGEVRQVLRHPQHEHTRYLVASRQALQHRYQALVGAPAHERDDEYREVAYGCVG; this comes from the coding sequence ATGAGCGAGTTATTACGCGTTGAGAATTTGCAGGTTGCGCTAAAAGCCGGGGAACGGACGCTGCTGAGCGATATCGCATTTTCGCTGCCTCGTCACGCTTGTCTTGGCGTGGTCGGCGAAAGCGGCAGCGGAAAAAGCCTGACCTGCCGTGCGTTGGTGGGGCTGTTGGGCGGGCAGTTTACCTGTGCGGGGCAAGCCTGGTTGAACGGAACCGATTTGCTGGCGCAGCGGCCGGAGGCGATGCGTCGGCTACGTGGGAAAACCATCGGTATGATACTGCAACATCCGATGAGCGCGTTTGATCCTTTACAACCCGTCGGCAGTCAAATGATGGAGACGTTTGCGGCGCATTTGCCCTTGAACCGGCGTGAGGCGCGCGAGCTGGCGCTGGCGATGATGCAACGCGTGCGGTTGCGTGATGCCGCGGCGCTGTTTGATAAATACCCTGGCCAGATCAGCGGAGGGATGCTGCAACGCATTATGATTGCCATTGCGCTGGCGCTGGAACCGCAATTGCTGATTGCCGATGAGCCGACCACGGCGCTCGATTCGGTTACCCAGCACGATATCATGCGGGAATTCAGCGCCATCCGCGAACGTCTGGGCACCACAATGATTTTTATTTCCCATGATTTCGGGGTGGTGAATCGCATTGCCGACCAGGTGCTGGTGATGCATCAGGGGCGAGCGGTCGAGCAGGGCGAGGTGCGGCAGGTACTGCGCCATCCCCAGCATGAACATACGCGCTATCTGGTGGCGTCCCGTCAGGCGTTACAGCATCGCTATCAGGCGTTAGTGGGCGCCCCGGCGCATGAGCGCGACGATGAATACCGGGAGGTGGCGTATGGCTGTGTTGGTTGA
- a CDS encoding NADP-dependent oxidoreductase, which translates to MSQTDRYNRRIVLAQRPHGVPTQDNFRLEQQAIPKIEAGEVLLRSVFLSLDPYMRGRMSDAPSYAKPVALGEVMVGATVSRVVQSKHPDYQVGDWVLGYGGWQDYAVSDGKELRSLGQSPSNPSHALGILGMPGFTAYMGLMDIGQPKVGETLVVASATGPVGATVGQIAKLKGCYAVGVAGGAEKCRYAVEVLGFDLCLDHHAADFADQLQRACPKGIDIYFENVGGKVFDAVLPLLNTSARIPVCGLISGYNATGLPDGPDRLPLLTAIILQKRIRMQGFIIFDDYGHRFDEFRQAVSPWVAEGKIKYREHLVEGLENAPAAFIGQLQGRNFGKLVVRVGEDS; encoded by the coding sequence ATGTCGCAAACCGATCGCTACAATCGGCGCATCGTGCTGGCGCAACGTCCGCATGGTGTTCCTACGCAAGATAATTTTCGCCTGGAACAGCAGGCCATTCCCAAGATTGAAGCGGGTGAAGTGCTGCTGCGCTCAGTCTTTCTTTCCCTTGATCCTTATATGCGCGGCCGTATGAGCGATGCCCCTTCTTATGCCAAACCGGTAGCGCTGGGGGAGGTGATGGTTGGCGCGACCGTCAGCCGAGTCGTGCAGTCAAAACACCCGGATTATCAGGTCGGTGACTGGGTTCTGGGCTATGGTGGCTGGCAGGATTACGCTGTCTCCGACGGCAAGGAATTAAGAAGTCTGGGACAGTCCCCGTCCAATCCCTCCCATGCGCTAGGGATTCTGGGGATGCCGGGGTTTACTGCCTATATGGGATTGATGGATATCGGTCAGCCTAAAGTGGGTGAAACGCTGGTCGTGGCGTCCGCCACGGGGCCGGTGGGGGCGACGGTCGGGCAGATCGCTAAGCTGAAGGGATGTTATGCCGTGGGTGTCGCCGGCGGCGCGGAGAAATGCCGCTACGCGGTTGAGGTGTTGGGATTTGATCTCTGTCTCGATCATCATGCGGCGGATTTTGCCGATCAGTTGCAAAGAGCCTGCCCGAAAGGGATTGATATCTATTTTGAAAACGTCGGTGGGAAAGTGTTTGATGCGGTATTGCCGTTGTTGAATACATCCGCGCGTATTCCGGTCTGCGGGTTAATCTCCGGTTACAACGCGACCGGCTTGCCTGACGGCCCGGATCGTCTGCCGTTACTGACCGCGATCATTTTGCAAAAACGCATCCGGATGCAGGGGTTCATTATTTTTGATGACTACGGCCATCGTTTTGACGAATTCAGGCAAGCCGTCTCCCCATGGGTGGCGGAAGGGAAGATTAAATACCGGGAACACCTTGTCGAAGGCCTGGAAAATGCGCCAGCGGCGTTTATCGGCCAACTGCAAGGACGCAACTTCGGCAAATTAGTGGTACGGGTAGGAGAGGATTCGTAG
- the nikA gene encoding nickel ABC transporter substrate-binding protein, whose translation MFMLKMMSALPDIAQGRKKNCRFLLSLLLCLSPLLISPAIAQAPASLTFANFRDTRDLNPHIYSGEIWAQNMLYESLVKVTPQGIEPWLAEKWETSADGKVYTFTLRDGVKFSDGVPFNAQAAKQNIDAVLANRERHGWLEMVRVIDKVEALNERQLRFTLKEPYYPFLIELAVTRPMRFISPAAMKDGGTKQGVTAYIGTGPYVMSEHKTDEYAVFTLNPHYWGEKPRLERVVMKVIPDNQTRLLALQKGEIELIYGKNMIDADAFARLGQDKKFAAQLSEPVSTRMLLINTQSENLKDVRVRQALQHAVNKIDIAEGIFNGSEIPADTLLAKNVPYSNIDLKPYAYDVAQAGKLLDAAGWERKSGEMWRQKDGKPLSIDIYYDSNTASQKVIAEYLQNELAGLGVELKLNGEEEQAYRDRQKAGKFDIVFNISWGTPYDPQSFLSGMKLPVYGDYAAQQGLAQKKRIDDSIARALITTDEKERQELYRYVLTTLHQEAVYIPLTYERNRAIYVGSLKGVGFNPSQFEIPFDRMYRE comes from the coding sequence ATGTTCATGTTAAAGATGATGTCCGCATTACCAGATATAGCGCAGGGCCGGAAAAAAAACTGCCGTTTCCTTCTCTCTCTGCTGTTGTGCCTTTCCCCATTATTAATCAGCCCGGCGATAGCGCAGGCGCCAGCGTCGCTGACCTTCGCCAATTTCCGTGATACCCGCGATCTCAACCCGCATATCTATTCTGGCGAGATCTGGGCGCAGAACATGCTGTATGAATCGCTGGTGAAAGTGACGCCGCAAGGCATTGAGCCCTGGTTGGCTGAAAAATGGGAAACCTCCGCCGATGGCAAGGTATACACCTTTACATTGCGCGACGGCGTGAAGTTCAGTGACGGCGTGCCGTTTAACGCTCAGGCGGCGAAACAGAATATCGATGCGGTGCTGGCTAACCGTGAACGCCACGGCTGGCTGGAAATGGTGCGCGTCATTGATAAGGTCGAAGCGCTGAATGAACGACAACTGCGCTTTACGCTGAAAGAGCCTTACTATCCTTTCCTGATTGAACTGGCGGTGACCCGGCCGATGCGTTTTATTTCACCGGCGGCGATGAAAGACGGCGGAACGAAACAGGGCGTAACGGCCTATATCGGCACCGGCCCTTACGTGATGAGCGAGCATAAAACCGATGAATATGCGGTGTTCACCTTAAATCCCCATTACTGGGGCGAGAAACCGCGGCTGGAACGCGTGGTGATGAAAGTGATACCGGACAATCAGACGCGTTTGCTGGCGCTACAAAAAGGCGAAATCGAGTTGATCTACGGTAAAAACATGATCGATGCCGATGCGTTTGCCCGTCTGGGTCAGGATAAAAAATTCGCCGCGCAACTCTCTGAGCCGGTTTCAACCCGGATGCTGTTAATCAATACGCAGTCGGAAAACCTGAAGGATGTGCGCGTGCGTCAGGCGTTGCAGCATGCGGTCAATAAAATCGATATTGCGGAAGGGATTTTCAACGGCAGCGAGATACCGGCGGATACGTTGCTGGCAAAGAACGTGCCCTACAGCAATATTGACCTGAAACCCTATGCTTATGATGTGGCGCAGGCGGGAAAGCTGCTGGATGCGGCGGGCTGGGAGCGGAAAAGCGGTGAAATGTGGCGTCAGAAAGATGGCAAACCGCTCTCCATTGACATTTACTACGACAGCAATACCGCTTCGCAGAAGGTGATCGCCGAATATCTGCAAAATGAACTGGCCGGGCTGGGGGTTGAACTCAAACTGAACGGCGAGGAGGAGCAGGCTTACCGTGACCGCCAGAAAGCCGGCAAATTCGATATTGTGTTTAACATCTCCTGGGGCACCCCTTACGATCCGCAGTCATTCCTGTCTGGCATGAAATTGCCGGTTTACGGCGACTATGCCGCCCAGCAAGGCCTGGCGCAGAAAAAGCGGATTGATGACAGCATCGCACGGGCGCTGATCACCACGGATGAAAAAGAGCGGCAGGAATTGTACCGCTATGTCCTAACGACGCTGCATCAAGAGGCGGTTTATATTCCGCTGACCTATGAGCGTAATCGGGCGATTTATGTGGGGAGTCTGAAAGGTGTGGGCTTTAATCCGTCGCAGTTTGAGATCCCGTTTGATCGCATGTATCGCGAGTAA
- the ubiI gene encoding FAD-dependent 2-octaprenylphenol hydroxylase produces the protein MQSFDVVIAGGGMVGLALACGLQGNGLRIAVLEKQPVDIRPPENAPALRVSAINAASESLLRHLGVWESLAAQRVSPYNVMEVWDKDSFGKIRFSGEEFGFSHLGHIIENTLIQQALWQKASRSGDITLLAPAGLKQVAWGENEAFITLQDDSMLTARLVVAADGAHSWLRQHADIPLTFWDYDHHALIANIRTASPHHAVARQVFHGDGILAFLPLSDPHLSSIVWSLSPQQAQAMQTLPEDAFNQQLSMTFDLRLGLCKVESERQTFPLTGRYARSFAAHRLVLAGDAAHTIHPLAGQGVNLGFMDVADLIAELKRLQAQGKDIGQHLYLRRYERKRKHSAAVMLASMQGFRELFAGQNPAKKLLRDLGLVLADSLPGVKPTLVRQAMGLHDLPDWLSEAK, from the coding sequence ATGCAATCATTCGATGTGGTTATTGCCGGTGGCGGTATGGTAGGCCTGGCGCTCGCTTGCGGTCTGCAAGGCAATGGTCTGCGCATCGCCGTCCTCGAAAAACAGCCGGTTGACATACGACCGCCCGAAAACGCGCCTGCATTGCGGGTTTCCGCCATCAACGCCGCCAGCGAGAGTCTGCTTCGTCATCTGGGCGTCTGGGAAAGCCTGGCCGCACAGCGCGTCAGCCCCTATAACGTCATGGAGGTCTGGGATAAAGACAGCTTTGGCAAAATCCGCTTCAGCGGTGAAGAGTTTGGCTTTTCACATCTCGGCCATATTATCGAGAATACGCTTATTCAGCAGGCGCTGTGGCAGAAAGCAAGCAGATCCGGCGACATTACTCTGCTGGCGCCAGCGGGGTTAAAACAGGTCGCATGGGGTGAAAACGAAGCCTTTATCACATTGCAGGATGACAGCATGCTGACCGCTCGTTTGGTCGTCGCTGCCGACGGCGCGCACTCCTGGCTGCGCCAGCACGCGGATATTCCCCTGACCTTCTGGGATTACGATCATCATGCGTTGATCGCCAACATCCGCACCGCGTCTCCCCACCACGCCGTGGCGCGTCAGGTGTTCCACGGCGACGGAATTCTGGCGTTTCTGCCGCTGAGCGACCCGCATCTCAGTTCGATTGTCTGGTCGCTCTCTCCGCAGCAGGCTCAGGCCATGCAGACGTTACCCGAAGACGCGTTTAACCAACAGTTGTCAATGACTTTCGATTTGCGCCTGGGGTTATGCAAAGTAGAAAGTGAACGACAAACGTTCCCGCTGACGGGACGCTATGCCCGCAGTTTCGCGGCGCATCGTCTGGTGTTGGCCGGCGATGCGGCTCACACGATTCATCCTTTGGCGGGTCAGGGCGTGAACCTCGGCTTTATGGACGTGGCGGATCTGATTGCGGAACTGAAGCGCCTACAGGCACAGGGCAAAGACATCGGCCAGCATCTGTATCTCAGGCGCTATGAACGCAAGCGAAAACACAGCGCCGCCGTCATGCTTGCCAGCATGCAGGGCTTCCGCGAACTTTTCGCGGGTCAAAACCCGGCGAAAAAACTGTTGCGCGACCTGGGCCTGGTGCTGGCAGACTCGCTCCCCGGCGTGAAACCGACGCTGGTACGTCAGGCAATGGGGCTACACGATCTACCCGACTGGCTGAGTGAGGCTAAGTGA
- the opp1B gene encoding nickel/cobalt ABC transporter permease encodes MKKYICRRLLLTLPILFGISFLSFLLLNLVPADPAEVALRVNEIIPTPESIAEMRQQLGLDRPFLLRYVYWLFDAVRLNFGYSYVNNRLVLDEIARCLPATLALAGTALLLILCISIPLGVLSAVYKNSLFDRLVRTLVFLGTAMPSYWLGLLLIWWFALAWDWLPTSGSGTFAHLILPAVTLAMVYISIYIRLIRNNMLENMQQYYVYYARARGLSEKSIILRHVLKNSLHSSITALGMSIPQLLAGTVIIENIFAWPGVGRLCISAIFSRDYPVIQAYILMMAVLFVMCNLLVDILQRWMDPALRQEG; translated from the coding sequence GTGAAAAAATATATTTGCCGCCGTCTGTTGCTGACGTTGCCGATCCTGTTTGGGATCTCGTTTCTGTCGTTTTTGTTATTAAACCTGGTGCCTGCCGATCCGGCGGAGGTGGCGTTACGGGTAAATGAAATTATTCCGACGCCGGAATCCATCGCCGAGATGCGTCAGCAACTGGGGCTGGATCGTCCCTTTCTGCTCCGCTATGTCTATTGGTTGTTCGATGCCGTGCGCCTGAACTTTGGTTACTCGTACGTCAACAACCGGCTGGTGCTCGATGAAATCGCCCGCTGTCTGCCTGCGACGCTGGCGCTGGCCGGGACCGCGCTGCTGCTGATCCTGTGTATCAGTATCCCGCTGGGGGTGCTGAGCGCGGTGTATAAAAACAGTCTGTTTGACCGTCTGGTTCGTACGCTGGTCTTTTTGGGGACCGCCATGCCCAGCTACTGGCTGGGGCTGCTGCTGATCTGGTGGTTCGCGCTGGCGTGGGATTGGCTGCCGACCAGCGGCAGCGGCACCTTCGCCCACCTCATTTTGCCTGCCGTGACGCTGGCGATGGTCTATATCTCTATCTATATCCGTTTGATACGTAACAACATGTTGGAAAATATGCAGCAGTATTACGTCTATTACGCCCGTGCCCGCGGCCTATCGGAAAAAAGCATAATTCTGCGCCACGTACTGAAAAACTCGCTGCACAGCAGCATTACCGCGTTGGGCATGAGTATTCCGCAACTGTTGGCCGGCACGGTGATTATCGAAAACATTTTTGCCTGGCCGGGCGTGGGACGGCTGTGTATTTCGGCGATTTTCAGCCGCGATTACCCGGTGATTCAGGCGTATATCCTGATGATGGCGGTGCTGTTCGTGATGTGCAATCTGCTGGTGGATATCCTTCAGCGCTGGATGGACCCTGCGTTAAGGCAAGAGGGATAA
- the ubiH gene encoding 2-octaprenyl-6-methoxyphenyl hydroxylase: MTIMIVGGGMAGATLALAISTLSQGGVPVALIEAKSPLERQHPGFDARAIALSEGTRQQLETIGIWQTLASCASAITDIHVSDRGHACFVKLTASDYHVPALGHVVELHEAGQRLFSLLKQAPGVHLHCPASVVAVVRTQSEARLTLDNGAVLTGQLMVAADGSSSTLAESCGIRWQQRDYGQIAVIANVTTAETHQGRAFERFTPHGPLAMLPMSKGRSSLVWCHDRRQQTQVDNWREDEFRRQLQRAFGWRLGAIAHVGERHSYPLRLLTASQHISHRLALVGNAAQTLHPIAGQGFNLGLRDVMSLAETVVEAVQHHRDPGHYSVLSRYQQRRRPDQQTTVAITDGLVRLFANRYTALEIGRNLGLMAMNNLPLMRDAFARRTLGWVER; encoded by the coding sequence ATGACGATAATGATTGTCGGCGGAGGGATGGCAGGCGCAACGCTGGCGCTGGCGATATCCACACTTTCACAAGGAGGCGTTCCCGTAGCGCTGATCGAAGCGAAATCGCCGCTCGAACGCCAACATCCGGGCTTTGACGCCAGAGCGATTGCCTTGTCGGAAGGCACCCGCCAGCAGTTGGAAACCATCGGCATCTGGCAAACGCTGGCCAGTTGCGCCAGCGCGATAACCGACATTCACGTCAGCGATCGCGGCCATGCCTGCTTTGTTAAGCTGACTGCCTCGGACTATCACGTGCCCGCGTTGGGGCACGTTGTGGAACTGCATGAAGCGGGCCAGCGGCTGTTCTCTCTGCTGAAACAGGCTCCGGGCGTACATCTGCACTGTCCGGCAAGCGTGGTTGCCGTTGTCCGTACGCAAAGCGAGGCGAGGCTGACGTTGGATAACGGTGCGGTACTGACCGGACAACTCATGGTGGCCGCCGATGGTTCCAGCTCAACGCTGGCGGAATCCTGCGGGATTCGGTGGCAACAGCGCGACTACGGCCAAATCGCCGTTATCGCCAACGTGACGACGGCCGAAACGCATCAGGGGCGCGCATTCGAACGTTTTACGCCGCACGGCCCGCTGGCGATGTTACCCATGAGCAAAGGGCGCAGTTCGCTGGTCTGGTGCCACGATCGCCGCCAGCAAACTCAGGTTGATAACTGGCGTGAAGACGAATTTCGCCGGCAGTTACAGCGGGCGTTTGGCTGGCGTCTGGGCGCGATCGCTCACGTCGGTGAACGCCACAGCTATCCGTTACGATTACTGACTGCCAGCCAGCATATCAGCCATCGTCTGGCGCTGGTGGGCAACGCGGCGCAGACATTACACCCAATCGCCGGGCAAGGCTTTAATCTGGGCCTGCGGGATGTCATGTCGCTGGCGGAAACGGTGGTCGAAGCCGTTCAACATCATCGGGACCCGGGTCACTACAGCGTACTCAGCCGTTACCAGCAGCGCCGCCGACCCGATCAGCAGACCACCGTGGCGATTACCGACGGGCTGGTCAGGCTTTTTGCCAACCGCTATACCGCATTGGAAATCGGCCGCAATCTGGGGCTGATGGCCATGAATAATCTGCCGTTGATGCGTGATGCGTTTGCCCGCCGCACGCTGGGCTGGGTCGAGCGTTAA